From the Capnocytophaga sp. oral taxon 878 genome, the window AGTATCCATCGGTCTATTTCTGGGCGTTCAGCCAATGGTATATCGGCTTCTGCATAAGTGAAGCTGTCGGTATTGGCATAGAGCGCAAAGAATGAATAGGTGTTGTAGAGCGTACCGAAGAATTTACGGCGCACTTCGGCTACCCCTTCCAAATCGAATTTGAGGTTATCCCAAGGGTTCGCGTTGGAAATCATATACCAGCGAGTAGCATCGGCACCATACTCGGCTATGGTAGTGAATGGATCTACCGCATTGCCCAAGCGTTTGGACATCTTTTGTCCGTTCTTGTCAAGCACTAGTCCGTTAGACACTACATTTTTGTATGCCACACTGTTGAATACCGAAGTAGCAATGGCGTGAAGTGTATAGAACCAACCGCGTGTTTGGTCTACCCCTTCAGCAATAAAGTCGGCTGGATAGGCAGTGTGGTTTTCTATATAGTCCTTGTTTTCAAAAGGATAGTGCCATTGTGCATACGGCATAGACCCAGAGTCGAACCACACGTCGATAAGGTCGGTTTCGCGGTGCATTGGCTTGCCTGATGGCGATACGAGCACTATGTTATCTACTATATTTTTGTGTAAATCTACCTTGCTGTAATTGCTTTCGGAGTTGTCGCCCACTACAAAATCTTTATAAGGATCGGCAGTCATTACGCCCGCTGCAATAGCTTTTTGTATTTCGGTTTTTAGTTCTTCTACCGAACCGATGCAGATTTCCTCTTGTTTATCGTCAGTACGCCAAATAGGTAACGGGATACCCCAATAGCGCGAACGCGAAAGGTTCCAGTCGTTAGCATTTTTTAGCCAGTTGCCAAAACGCCCCTCACCAGTAGCCTTAGGTTTCCAGTTGATAGTTTCATTGAGCTCAAACATACGCTCTTTGAAATCGGTTACACGTACAAACCACGAGTCGAGCGGGTAGTACAACACTGGTTTATCAGTACGCCAGCAGTGCGGATAGCTGTGTACGTATTTTTCTACTTTAAAGGCTTTGTTTTCTTCTTTGAGGAGAATTGCCAAGCTCACATCCCACGATTTTTCAGGCGCTTGCCCTGCATCGTAATACTCATTTTTGATGTATTTACCGGCAAAAGCCTCTGGAATATTGTGCCCTGTGATAAATTTTCCTTGCAAATCTACCAGCGGAATGAGGTTGCCGTACGCATCTTTTACAAGCATTGGAGGCACGCCGTATTCTTTGGCTACACGGGCGTCGTCCGCACCAAAAGTAGGCGCAATATGCACGATACCAGTACCGTCATCGGTGGTAACAAAGTCGCCTGCAATCACGCGGAAAGCTTGGTCGGAATTCTCGGTAGGAGTGCACCAAGGAATGAGTTGCTCGTAAGTAGTGCCTACGAGGTCTGCGCCTTTGCATTCCCCTATAATTTGATAAGGGATAGTCTTGCTTTCAGGCGTATAAGCTGCCAAAGCAGCTGCATCGCCCTCTACAAACTTTTTGCCGAATTGTTTTGCCAAAAGCGGTTTGCCAATGATGATAGTAATCGGCTCAAAAGTATATTGATTGAATGTTTTTACGAGTACGTAGTCAATTTCTTTACCTACTGCCAATGCCGTGTTAGAAGGCAACGTCCAAGGGGTAGTTGTCCAAGCGAGGATATGGATAGGTGCTGTAGGGTTACCCAATGCTTTACTTGCCGCTGCTGCTAATGCTTTTACTTTAAACTGCGCCACAACCGTAGTATCGCTCACATCGCGATAGCAACCAGGTTGGTTCAGCTCGTGTGATGACAAGCCTGTACCTGCCTTAGGTGAGTATGGCTGAATGGTGTATCCTTTGTATAGTAACTGCTTGTTATATAGTTGTTTCAAAAGCCACCACACGCTTTCCATATATTTGGGTTTATAGGTGATATAAGGGTCTTCCATATCCACCCAGTAGCCTATTTTCTCGGTAAGGTCGTTCCAGATGTCAGTATAGCGCATTACGGCTTCCTTACAAGCCTTGTTATAGTCCTCTACGCTTATTTTTTTGCCTATATCTTCTTTGGTAATGCCGAGTTCTTTCTCTACTCCCAATTCTACGGGCAAGCCGTGGGTATCCCAACCTGCTTTGCGTTTTACTTGAAATCCTTTCTGAGTTTTATAGCGGCAGAAAATATCCTTAATAGAGCGCGCCATCACGTGGTGAATACCAGGCACTCCATTAGCGGATGGCGGTCCTTCAAAAAACACGAACGGAATAGCGCCCTCACGTGAGGTGATACTCTGCTCAAAGATGTTAGCAGCTTTCCAAAAAGCCAATATTTCTTCTGCTATCTTAGTAAGGTCTAAGTGTTTGTACTCGTTGAATTTCATATAATTTAATCTAAAAAGTATCGTGTTTAGTTTTTTAAGTATAAAATAAATCTCAATCAGTAATAAAGTTGGGTACCTTTACCACACAATTCCCCCCTGCTATTGATTGTTGTGTAAGCTCTGCTATGCACGACCATAAAGCGCCATCATATACGTTTAAGTCCAAAGGCAATCCGTTTTTCAGGCAGTACACCAATCGGTAGTCCATAACTATGTCCATTGGCTTTTGATCAGGCAACAGGCTGCGCAAGTGTGCTGTTTCGCGGTAGTAAGGGTGTTCGTGTTCTTCCAAATAGGCTTCAATCTCTTCAGGGGTAAGCAGTTTTTCCTCTCTATCGTCAAAATATAACTGAGGGGTAGGGTATTTCTGCACAAATCCCTTAGTCCCACTAAGCATAAAGATACGTGAGTAAGGCCGCGGATTAGTTACATCGTGTTGTAGTATGATAGTCTTACCTTTAGCCGTTTGTAGCAGGGTAATATTCATATCACCAGTGTACTGAGCTTGTGCCTCTTCCGAGGTCTTTCCAAAATGACTTTCAGCATACTGCTGCATCCCCACCGCCAATGACGACATCGATACAAGTCGCTCCAATCGGTCACTACGCAATATATCCAATGCCCTACATATAGGCGCAAGCCCGTGAGTAGGGTAGGGGTTACCCTCAAAAGTCTTGCTGTAGGCTATGCGCCATTTACCCCGTTCAGCATCGCGTTCTGTCTGCCTGAAGTTTAGGTGTCGTAAGTCGTGTATGTAAGCTCCCTCAGCGTGTACTATCTCTCCTAGTTTCCCCTGTTTTACCAGCTCAATGCTCATCAGTTCAAAGCGGTCGTAACACACATTCTCAAGCATTATACAATGCCTACCAGTAGCTTCGGCGGTACGCACTATACGCTGGCAATCAGTAACAGTCATTGCTAGTGGCACTTCAATAGCTACGTGTTTGCCGCATTCCATTCCGTAGATAGCCATTTCGGCGTGTAGTTCCCAAGGGGTCGAAATGTATAGTAGGTCTATATCCTCACGTTCACATAATTTGCGCCAGTCATCAGCTTTGGTATAAAAAGCAGGAGTCGGTTCTATTCCCTCTGTAATATCTTTAGCTTTAGCTATAGCTTCAAGGTCTACTTCAGCAATAGCTATTATCTCTGCATCTAAGTGTATATAGCGTTTCACAGCTTCAATACCTCGCACACCCACGCCTATAAAAGCAATACGTAGTTGCGGTATCGGAGCCACAGAAAGGTTAAAAACATCCATTATTTAGTTTCCTTTGTTTGTAGTTAAAATAAGTTTTCTTTGTATAAGTTTCTACTTCCAATATCTTGATAAGATAATCAGCCTCTTCCCTCTCCCAAAATAGTTTCTCTACCTCCCTTTCTTATGAAATCAGCAGCCTAATTAAATACAAATTTCTTACCATCTTCGGCCAAAAACACATTCTTAAATACCTCTTCAGCCTCTTTTTTAAACAGATTCATATCAGCATATCTTGATGAGTAATGCCCCAAGATAAGCGCTTCAGCCCCTGCATTCCGTGCCGTAAGTCCTGCCTGCTGTGCGGTCGAGTGCATTGTCTTAGCTGCCAGCTCCTCATTCACTTGCAAAAATGTCGATTCGTGGTACACCACTCTTGCGCCCCGTATGCTCTCTGCCAAAGCCTCAAAGTACAGCGTATCACTGCAATAAGCATAGCTTTGTGGGCGGTGTGGTTCAAAAGTAAGCTCTGCATTAGGTACAGTGGTACCATCTTCCAGTACTATGTCTTTCCCATTTT encodes:
- a CDS encoding Gfo/Idh/MocA family protein encodes the protein MDVFNLSVAPIPQLRIAFIGVGVRGIEAVKRYIHLDAEIIAIAEVDLEAIAKAKDITEGIEPTPAFYTKADDWRKLCEREDIDLLYISTPWELHAEMAIYGMECGKHVAIEVPLAMTVTDCQRIVRTAEATGRHCIMLENVCYDRFELMSIELVKQGKLGEIVHAEGAYIHDLRHLNFRQTERDAERGKWRIAYSKTFEGNPYPTHGLAPICRALDILRSDRLERLVSMSSLAVGMQQYAESHFGKTSEEAQAQYTGDMNITLLQTAKGKTIILQHDVTNPRPYSRIFMLSGTKGFVQKYPTPQLYFDDREEKLLTPEEIEAYLEEHEHPYYRETAHLRSLLPDQKPMDIVMDYRLVYCLKNGLPLDLNVYDGALWSCIAELTQQSIAGGNCVVKVPNFITD
- the ileS gene encoding isoleucine--tRNA ligase, which produces MKFNEYKHLDLTKIAEEILAFWKAANIFEQSITSREGAIPFVFFEGPPSANGVPGIHHVMARSIKDIFCRYKTQKGFQVKRKAGWDTHGLPVELGVEKELGITKEDIGKKISVEDYNKACKEAVMRYTDIWNDLTEKIGYWVDMEDPYITYKPKYMESVWWLLKQLYNKQLLYKGYTIQPYSPKAGTGLSSHELNQPGCYRDVSDTTVVAQFKVKALAAAASKALGNPTAPIHILAWTTTPWTLPSNTALAVGKEIDYVLVKTFNQYTFEPITIIIGKPLLAKQFGKKFVEGDAAALAAYTPESKTIPYQIIGECKGADLVGTTYEQLIPWCTPTENSDQAFRVIAGDFVTTDDGTGIVHIAPTFGADDARVAKEYGVPPMLVKDAYGNLIPLVDLQGKFITGHNIPEAFAGKYIKNEYYDAGQAPEKSWDVSLAILLKEENKAFKVEKYVHSYPHCWRTDKPVLYYPLDSWFVRVTDFKERMFELNETINWKPKATGEGRFGNWLKNANDWNLSRSRYWGIPLPIWRTDDKQEEICIGSVEELKTEIQKAIAAGVMTADPYKDFVVGDNSESNYSKVDLHKNIVDNIVLVSPSGKPMHRETDLIDVWFDSGSMPYAQWHYPFENKDYIENHTAYPADFIAEGVDQTRGWFYTLHAIATSVFNSVAYKNVVSNGLVLDKNGQKMSKRLGNAVDPFTTIAEYGADATRWYMISNANPWDNLKFDLEGVAEVRRKFFGTLYNTYSFFALYANTDSFTYAEADIPLAERPEIDRWILSELNTLIKEVDALYADYEPTRATRAISDFVQENLSNWYVRLSRRRFWKGEYEADKIAAYQTLYTCLVTIAKLMAPVAPFYADRLYKDLVSVTGKENKESVHLTDFPVANESYIDKSLESKMQKAQTISSLVLSLRKKESIKVRLPLQKIMIPIANATERAEIEAVANLIKHEVNVKEIELLEDASGILVKQIKPNFKTLGPKFGKDMKAIATAVQEFGQAEIAQFEKAQTYSLQLPDKTVTLSLDDVEISTQDIEGWLVATAGSLLVALDIHITPELRQEGIARELVNRIQNIRKDNDYDITDRIQIRLQAHPALQEAVTANEAYIKNETLTDSITFVDSLTEGEEIAFDEVTTRIVVAKS